The following are encoded together in the Thermodesulfobium sp. 4217-1 genome:
- a CDS encoding MFS transporter — protein MRSILDEEKYLVYARAIRSIGQGTLLIDFPLYLHQIGWGAVSIGALFSASLFINGMLSFLFGLTAGKYDKKKFILGFQIVLIICATIALFTSNNLLLGGVAIIGGFGRSGMGGSGPFAIIEVSWLNDLIKYSRKSAIFSLNNSLIFCGMGIGTMVATIPEFLSKIIVPDLAFRLVFLTIIFWNIICFYLITKVKSDPIAQNNSIDKDSEEEKKINKKENRSLILLFAINSLNGLSLGFIMPLLPYWFKLKFNSNAFDLGIIFTISLFMTSLSSILSIYIVKKLGAAKTVTFMRFGGLMSLLLMIASPSSLLAGFFYMIRSFLNRGNIGARQALVANITRTKATLALSINNFSQILSLSIGPFITGIFFAHKDYTTPFIIGAAFQILYLVCFYMFFKKFEV, from the coding sequence ATTAGATCTATATTAGATGAAGAAAAATATTTAGTTTACGCAAGGGCAATAAGAAGTATTGGTCAGGGCACACTTCTAATTGACTTTCCTCTATATTTACACCAGATAGGCTGGGGTGCTGTTTCTATAGGCGCCCTCTTTAGTGCCAGCCTGTTTATAAATGGTATGCTATCATTTCTCTTTGGCTTAACTGCAGGAAAATATGATAAGAAAAAGTTCATCTTAGGATTCCAAATAGTTCTTATAATCTGTGCAACAATTGCCCTTTTTACCTCAAACAACCTACTTCTTGGGGGCGTAGCTATAATCGGTGGTTTTGGCAGAAGCGGTATGGGCGGTTCTGGTCCATTTGCGATAATAGAGGTCTCCTGGCTAAATGACCTGATAAAATACAGCAGGAAATCAGCGATTTTTAGTCTGAATAACTCTTTAATATTTTGTGGAATGGGCATAGGAACAATGGTTGCAACTATTCCTGAATTTCTATCAAAAATTATTGTTCCAGACCTTGCATTTAGACTAGTCTTTCTTACCATAATATTCTGGAACATAATTTGCTTTTACCTTATCACTAAAGTAAAGAGCGACCCTATAGCTCAAAACAATAGTATAGATAAAGACTCTGAAGAAGAAAAAAAGATTAATAAAAAAGAAAACAGGAGCTTAATACTGCTTTTTGCAATAAATTCGCTCAACGGTCTCTCTCTTGGTTTTATAATGCCTCTTTTGCCCTACTGGTTTAAGCTCAAATTTAACAGCAATGCATTTGATCTTGGAATAATATTTACAATTTCACTATTTATGACTTCTCTTTCAAGCATCTTATCCATATATATTGTCAAAAAACTCGGCGCAGCAAAAACTGTTACCTTTATGAGGTTTGGCGGGCTTATGTCTTTGTTGTTGATGATCGCGTCTCCAAGTTCACTATTAGCAGGATTTTTTTATATGATCAGATCCTTTTTGAATAGAGGGAATATAGGCGCCAGACAAGCTCTTGTCGCTAATATTACCAGAACTAAGGCCACCCTGGCACTGAGCATAAACAACTTCTCTCAAATATTGTCACTATCAATTGGGCCATTCATAACTGGAATATTTTTTGCACACAAAGACTATACCACCCCATTTATCATAGGTGCAGCATTTCAAATACTCTATCTTGTATGTTTTTATATGTTTTTCAAAAAATTTGAGGTATAA
- a CDS encoding efflux RND transporter permease subunit, giving the protein MLKWYITRPHFIFSILIIFALLGVIGFFNISRDLFPPADRPQIAVVVVEPGASARYVADHVSAVIERELYTLSNIRRVYSTSNDGFCTITAEFNYGKNIGEAKTDVQNGLSKVANLLPNDIQTPQIYEVTSYSQPVITLSISPKEGSSLSMPDVRYIAENQIKDEILRTGKVANIDVFGGYEKNIEIRFDNAKLASLGLSVQDVVNTIQKSNKDIPLGIIMNPNSQYTFKVLTEATNLDMIRNFQITPGVKLQDVASVDYDYSPPTSFYHGDGHQAIAVAVQRPYGGAVMTTINAVEDVLPKLRAQFPQLNIQVADTQKELVQLSNDNMLEALRDAIIFTAIVIFLFLADLRLTLISAISIPFVYLATIAIMWVLNIGFNTVSLTAVILALGMLVDDAIVILENIERHFTQLKESPLDAAINGTKEVMLVVFGGTLATSVVLLPLMFVGGYPAQIFIPLAGTLLIAIVVSYFVSITLIPILSIKMLKANSKKSRLETKINNIMDYWLNPFKQFYVNAVKFLIDNKKMRMPLTLPLIPLLMLSVGIIIPTIGRDLMPPMDTGIVKANVTFDSNTSILKVNQTLFKIEKYVKSLGDVEMMSDAIGSEPGVLTVSAGPPQVAVMTIHFVNRFKRSATIWQLEDKIRNYIRTLPDVKYADVFDYGATPLSSIKATLDTTIYGDSVESVNRAGNVVMQAMKNVKGLKSYSKNWDMDNLEYVFKIDHLKTAYYGTTPYDVASQLSAGIQGATASIFTVPNETGYLIKVILPTSSREYVNSLKSFLIKTPKGFIPLESFGTLSTIYEPTIITREAMKYTQDVMGYRSTFPVTHIMESFTPALQKAIKDNKGKVTSDVELKQTGDITTMMDSMGRMFKAILVGFILLYLVLVPIFRSWLNPLAIMAAIPLSIIGGAWSLLIADKTMCLPAIMGFVLLSGIIVKNSILIIDFIKTYLDNGYGIEEAVLQSIHIRTRPVMMTALGTAVGMIPIAMQWAIGLERLSPLAVVAIGGLIFGTFLSLIYVPFFSYFLTKKG; this is encoded by the coding sequence ATGCTGAAATGGTATATTACTAGACCTCATTTTATATTTTCAATACTTATAATATTCGCACTTCTTGGCGTGATAGGGTTTTTTAACATATCCAGAGATCTATTCCCGCCTGCTGATAGGCCTCAAATAGCAGTAGTGGTGGTTGAGCCAGGAGCCTCTGCAAGGTATGTTGCAGACCACGTAAGCGCAGTTATAGAAAGAGAGCTCTATACCCTTAGCAACATCAGAAGGGTATACTCCACCTCCAACGACGGATTTTGCACTATCACAGCAGAATTTAACTATGGGAAAAATATCGGAGAAGCTAAGACAGACGTCCAAAACGGTCTTTCTAAGGTAGCCAATCTACTGCCAAACGATATCCAAACTCCACAAATATACGAAGTTACATCCTATTCTCAGCCTGTAATTACCCTCTCAATATCTCCAAAGGAGGGTTCAAGTCTGTCAATGCCCGATGTAAGATATATTGCCGAAAATCAGATAAAAGATGAAATATTAAGAACTGGCAAGGTAGCAAACATTGATGTTTTCGGCGGGTATGAAAAGAATATAGAGATAAGATTCGACAATGCAAAGCTGGCATCCTTAGGTCTCAGCGTCCAAGATGTCGTAAACACTATACAAAAATCAAACAAAGATATCCCCCTTGGCATAATTATGAACCCGAATTCACAATATACCTTTAAGGTGCTTACAGAAGCCACCAATCTTGATATGATAAGAAATTTTCAAATAACGCCTGGCGTAAAGTTACAAGACGTAGCCAGCGTAGATTATGACTATTCTCCTCCTACATCCTTCTACCACGGAGATGGTCATCAGGCAATTGCTGTTGCCGTCCAAAGGCCTTATGGCGGAGCAGTAATGACGACTATCAATGCGGTGGAAGACGTATTGCCCAAGCTTAGAGCACAATTTCCACAATTAAATATTCAAGTAGCAGACACCCAAAAAGAGCTCGTACAGCTCAGCAATGACAACATGTTAGAGGCATTAAGAGATGCGATAATATTCACCGCAATTGTAATATTTTTATTTCTTGCCGACTTAAGGCTTACATTAATCAGCGCAATATCGATACCGTTTGTATATCTTGCAACCATAGCAATAATGTGGGTGCTAAATATAGGCTTCAACACAGTTAGCTTAACTGCTGTAATCTTAGCTCTTGGCATGCTGGTAGACGACGCAATTGTAATATTGGAAAATATCGAAAGACATTTCACCCAGCTGAAGGAATCTCCATTGGACGCAGCTATAAATGGTACAAAAGAGGTTATGCTTGTAGTCTTTGGGGGCACCCTTGCCACAAGCGTGGTGCTTTTGCCACTAATGTTTGTAGGTGGATACCCTGCCCAGATCTTCATACCCCTTGCGGGCACTTTGTTAATTGCAATAGTAGTTTCATATTTTGTATCGATTACGCTCATTCCAATTCTTAGCATAAAAATGTTAAAAGCTAACTCAAAAAAATCAAGACTCGAGACGAAAATTAATAACATTATGGACTACTGGCTCAATCCATTTAAACAATTTTATGTAAACGCAGTGAAATTTTTAATTGATAACAAAAAAATGAGAATGCCCTTGACCCTCCCTCTCATACCTCTTTTAATGCTTAGCGTTGGTATAATAATACCTACCATAGGCAGAGATCTTATGCCACCAATGGATACAGGCATTGTAAAAGCGAACGTAACCTTTGACAGCAATACTTCTATTTTAAAAGTAAATCAAACGCTTTTTAAAATAGAAAAATACGTAAAATCCCTTGGCGATGTAGAAATGATGTCAGACGCCATAGGCTCAGAACCAGGGGTTCTGACTGTCTCAGCAGGCCCTCCTCAAGTAGCCGTTATGACAATTCACTTTGTAAACAGGTTCAAAAGAAGTGCAACTATCTGGCAATTGGAAGATAAGATCAGAAATTATATTAGAACCCTGCCAGATGTAAAGTATGCAGACGTGTTTGACTATGGCGCTACCCCTTTATCGTCTATAAAAGCCACCCTGGACACTACCATCTATGGAGACAGTGTAGAATCGGTCAATAGAGCTGGCAATGTCGTTATGCAAGCCATGAAAAACGTCAAAGGTTTAAAATCTTATTCAAAAAACTGGGATATGGACAACCTGGAATACGTATTTAAGATTGATCACTTGAAAACTGCATATTATGGAACTACTCCATATGACGTAGCATCTCAGCTCTCTGCTGGAATACAGGGAGCCACTGCATCAATCTTTACCGTTCCAAATGAAACTGGATATTTGATAAAGGTAATACTGCCCACATCTTCAAGAGAATACGTAAACAGTTTAAAGAGTTTTTTGATAAAGACTCCAAAGGGCTTTATCCCTCTTGAATCTTTTGGGACTTTAAGCACAATTTATGAACCCACGATTATTACCAGGGAGGCAATGAAGTATACTCAGGACGTAATGGGATATCGCTCTACCTTTCCTGTTACCCACATTATGGAAAGCTTTACGCCAGCTCTCCAAAAAGCCATAAAAGATAACAAGGGCAAAGTAACTTCTGATGTAGAATTAAAACAGACTGGCGATATCACCACAATGATGGACTCTATGGGAAGGATGTTTAAAGCTATATTAGTTGGCTTCATTCTTCTTTATCTGGTACTCGTTCCAATATTTAGATCGTGGCTCAATCCTCTTGCTATTATGGCAGCTATACCTCTGTCAATAATTGGAGGCGCATGGTCGCTCTTAATAGCTGACAAAACCATGTGTCTACCAGCTATCATGGGTTTTGTTCTACTTTCTGGTATAATCGTTAAGAATTCTATATTGATAATTGATTTTATAAAAACATATCTTGACAATGGTTATGGTATAGAAGAAGCGGTATTACAAAGTATCCACATAAGAACCAGACCCGTTATGATGACCGCGTTGGGAACAGCAGTTGGCATGATTCCAATAGCTATGCAGTGGGCAATTGGGCTCGAGAGGCTATCGCCTCTTGCAGTAGTTGCCATTGGAGGCTTGATTTTTGGAACGTTCTTAAGCCTTATTTATGTTCCATTTTTCTCATATTTTTTGACAAAGAAGGGTTAA
- a CDS encoding efflux RND transporter periplasmic adaptor subunit, whose product MNKIDIKKRLPKTKKGKIVLTVLIVVLIALFFFVKKKIEVMLTPPAKPYSVVVNVAVVKSGTLKASQKYLGDFRPENDALVTAKVSAKLDYIASEGTPVKIGQVVAKLDSKDIQSNIQSLVYNKRSLESTLSGAYSEIEAANTQFANAKNNLERYQYLYKVEAVPKVELETMENNYKAAEANQKTAVSHLQSIQESIKSVDSQISSLEDSLTYSVITSPFNGFLVKKYFNEGDTVVQGKPILEITGGESSLVYVNVPVDISRNVKTGDTETLSYNGKTAQAVVDAILSSSDNNLNMIKLKLNNNPFNLPAHTMVDTYIYTGSAQGFIVPNDSIVKSNGRTYVIVITDKNRAKFVDVNVLAQNDKESCVNGALTDNSEVVTGENSLLLRIYENQPLEVVKE is encoded by the coding sequence ATGAATAAGATTGATATTAAAAAAAGGCTTCCAAAAACCAAGAAAGGCAAGATTGTCCTTACCGTTTTAATTGTAGTATTAATAGCCTTATTCTTCTTTGTAAAGAAAAAAATAGAAGTTATGCTCACTCCTCCAGCAAAGCCATATTCTGTTGTTGTGAACGTAGCCGTAGTAAAATCTGGCACCCTGAAGGCTTCTCAAAAGTACCTTGGCGATTTTAGGCCAGAAAACGACGCTCTTGTTACTGCCAAAGTAAGCGCAAAGCTCGACTACATAGCCAGTGAGGGCACTCCAGTAAAAATTGGCCAGGTAGTTGCAAAATTAGACTCAAAAGATATCCAATCAAATATCCAATCCCTTGTATATAACAAAAGATCTCTTGAGAGCACATTAAGTGGTGCATATTCAGAAATAGAGGCTGCAAACACCCAGTTTGCAAACGCAAAGAATAACCTCGAAAGATATCAATATTTATATAAAGTAGAAGCAGTCCCAAAGGTAGAGCTTGAAACAATGGAAAATAACTATAAAGCGGCCGAAGCTAACCAAAAGACTGCAGTAAGTCACCTTCAGAGTATCCAGGAAAGCATAAAAAGTGTCGACTCCCAGATTTCATCTCTTGAAGACTCCCTTACTTACAGCGTAATTACCTCGCCCTTCAACGGTTTTTTGGTAAAAAAATATTTTAATGAAGGCGATACTGTAGTACAAGGGAAGCCTATATTAGAAATTACTGGAGGAGAAAGCTCTCTGGTATACGTAAATGTACCTGTAGATATTTCAAGAAATGTTAAGACGGGCGATACCGAAACCCTATCCTACAATGGTAAAACTGCTCAGGCAGTAGTAGATGCAATACTCTCAAGCTCTGACAACAATCTTAATATGATAAAGCTTAAACTAAACAACAACCCATTCAACCTTCCTGCCCACACAATGGTTGACACATATATCTATACAGGAAGCGCTCAAGGCTTTATAGTGCCAAATGATTCAATTGTAAAGTCGAATGGGAGAACCTACGTAATAGTAATCACAGACAAAAATCGTGCGAAATTTGTAGACGTAAATGTACTTGCCCAAAACGATAAAGAAAGTTGTGTAAACGGCGCCCTTACAGACAACTCAGAAGTGGTCACAGGAGAGAATTCACTTCTCTTAAGAATCTATGAAAACCAACCTCTCGAAGTGGTAAAAGAGTAG
- a CDS encoding mechanosensitive ion channel family protein yields MHIALYNYPFTYQHSFLINKIFTSLEIFIVFLFIARTSSKIIVHYFSKNDSVLPATSIISNVIFIAVIFLGILVILEGIGISDVPILTTFGVGGLAVSLALQDTLSNFFAGIHILASKKIQPGNTIILENGQRGKVTDINWRNTTLLTPDNNMIIIPNSKISTSIITNYSFPEENFSVSLQIGISYDSDLDDTEEKTINFLKNFVQNTHGCVKDVDPILRYQKFDNSCITFSIYLRVESYPDQFIVLHKLIKSIHKFYNENRIEIPYPIQNIILENSKNLNN; encoded by the coding sequence TTGCATATAGCACTTTATAATTACCCTTTTACCTACCAACACTCTTTTCTAATAAACAAAATTTTTACTTCACTGGAAATATTTATAGTTTTTCTGTTCATAGCCAGAACATCTTCAAAGATTATCGTTCACTATTTTTCTAAAAACGACAGTGTCTTGCCTGCTACCAGCATTATATCGAACGTAATATTTATAGCTGTCATATTCTTGGGCATATTGGTAATCCTTGAAGGAATTGGAATTTCAGACGTGCCAATACTCACAACTTTTGGAGTGGGCGGCCTAGCGGTTTCCCTTGCGCTTCAGGATACTCTATCTAATTTTTTTGCAGGCATTCATATTCTGGCATCGAAAAAGATTCAGCCAGGAAATACAATAATTCTTGAAAATGGTCAAAGAGGCAAGGTTACAGATATAAATTGGAGAAATACCACTCTTTTAACTCCTGATAATAATATGATAATAATACCAAATTCAAAAATTTCTACCTCAATAATCACAAACTATTCTTTTCCAGAAGAAAATTTTAGCGTTAGCTTGCAAATAGGCATTTCATATGACAGCGATCTTGATGACACAGAAGAAAAAACAATAAATTTTCTTAAAAACTTTGTTCAAAATACACATGGGTGTGTTAAGGATGTTGACCCAATACTAAGATATCAAAAATTTGATAATTCTTGCATTACTTTTTCCATATATCTCAGAGTAGAATCTTATCCCGATCAATTTATAGTATTACACAAACTGATCAAGTCAATCCATAAGTTCTACAATGAAAATAGAATAGAAATACCATATCCGATTCAAAATATTATCTTAGAAAATTCTAAGAACCTCAACAATTAG
- a CDS encoding tetratricopeptide repeat protein: protein MMIIKKFLIILFLLLITAVSYAAGLDEVYNQAKEKLQANDALGCSIELTKALMQMDENNPLRDKFLTLRGKCFYVDADTAEASKDFNEAILLNPKNSDAYYGLAKIKENSGDMDAAIDLYTKAIEANNQDSQIYFGRAIDYYLEKKYDLSLQDVDSAIKLEPKLEYFLFKASLEQNSDKIDDALSTINVAYTLFPNSIQVLEFRSSLEFEKGDYKSALADANKALETDSKKSDLYFLKGNILYSLNDFQGSMEALNLAISLDPNQSDYYAMRAKVEDSMKQQKKALDDVDIALSISQNKYYYFQKAYYEYELSRYKDAKKDIDAALSLDPDNQSFKGLQEAITKKL from the coding sequence ATGATGATTATAAAAAAATTTCTAATAATTTTATTTTTGCTGCTTATTACTGCAGTGTCTTATGCTGCTGGGTTAGATGAAGTTTATAATCAGGCAAAAGAAAAATTGCAGGCTAACGATGCATTGGGGTGTTCGATTGAGCTTACAAAGGCGCTTATGCAGATGGACGAAAACAACCCCTTACGCGACAAGTTTCTGACTTTGAGAGGAAAGTGTTTTTACGTTGACGCAGATACGGCTGAGGCGTCAAAAGATTTCAATGAAGCCATCTTGTTAAACCCTAAAAATAGTGACGCTTATTATGGTTTGGCGAAGATTAAGGAAAATTCTGGCGATATGGATGCTGCTATAGACCTTTATACGAAAGCAATAGAGGCAAATAATCAAGATTCACAAATATATTTTGGCAGGGCGATTGATTATTATTTGGAGAAGAAATACGATCTGTCTTTGCAAGACGTTGATAGCGCCATTAAATTAGAACCAAAACTGGAATACTTTCTATTTAAGGCTTCATTGGAACAAAATAGTGATAAAATTGATGATGCACTGTCTACTATCAATGTTGCCTATACATTGTTTCCTAATTCGATTCAAGTTCTTGAATTTAGATCAAGTCTTGAATTTGAGAAAGGAGATTATAAAAGTGCTCTGGCAGACGCCAACAAAGCATTAGAAACTGATAGCAAAAAGTCTGACCTTTATTTTCTTAAGGGAAATATACTCTATAGCTTAAACGATTTTCAAGGTTCTATGGAAGCCCTAAATCTTGCTATATCTCTCGATCCAAATCAGAGCGATTATTATGCTATGAGAGCAAAAGTTGAAGACTCTATGAAACAGCAGAAAAAGGCGTTAGATGATGTCGATATAGCTTTATCTATTTCACAAAACAAGTATTATTACTTTCAAAAGGCATACTATGAATATGAGCTTAGCAGATATAAGGATGCAAAAAAGGATATTGACGCAGCTCTTTCGTTAGATCCAGACAACCAGTCTTTTAAGGGTTTGCAAGAGGCAATAACAAAGAAATTGTAG
- a CDS encoding serpin family protein gives MKKLFIALSMLFFIFSTSCFSYADESAMVKGNIDFGINLMNEIRTHEFDNNVIFSPTGLGQSLSALSNGAAGSTLDQINLVQGLNGYSESDINSFWKKTVNPKPYEYNKKMFIYTRSSLWVQNGYTFSPDFMTKITSFYPGFDLTYINFSDKYTPSAINGWVKSTTDRQVTNIISKKDVDKDTIMDLINVTYAKLAWKNEFPKNLTKKGDFYLSNGKTTKALYMKTSGNFDYYENNFFQAVKVDLADPNLEAVFFLPKGTKTLMNIYRNMNGENYFDWSSKFQKKSLDLILPKMDLEYKKSFITEFKGIGVGSPFNQNDADFKRMFNVANFSFVSNEISDNFLKVDENGINKTVFDKSIKDNVNFDHPFLMVIVDKTTNAWILVASIENPHPDEWLEIL, from the coding sequence TTGAAAAAATTGTTTATTGCTCTTTCAATGTTATTTTTTATTTTCTCAACAAGTTGTTTTTCCTATGCAGATGAGAGTGCTATGGTCAAAGGCAATATAGATTTCGGAATAAATTTAATGAATGAGATAAGAACTCATGAATTCGATAACAACGTTATTTTTTCACCGACTGGTCTGGGCCAATCCCTAAGCGCTCTTTCGAATGGTGCTGCAGGTTCTACTCTTGATCAGATAAATCTTGTACAGGGGCTTAATGGATATAGTGAATCTGATATAAATTCCTTTTGGAAGAAGACTGTAAATCCAAAACCCTATGAATATAACAAAAAAATGTTTATCTATACCAGGTCTTCTCTTTGGGTTCAAAATGGCTATACCTTTAGTCCCGATTTTATGACAAAGATAACATCTTTCTACCCAGGTTTCGACCTTACTTATATAAATTTTTCTGACAAATATACACCATCTGCAATAAACGGTTGGGTTAAATCTACTACTGATCGCCAGGTTACAAACATCATTAGCAAAAAGGATGTCGACAAAGACACCATAATGGATTTGATAAACGTTACTTACGCAAAGCTTGCCTGGAAAAATGAATTCCCAAAAAATCTTACTAAAAAGGGTGATTTTTATCTCTCGAACGGTAAGACCACTAAGGCTCTTTATATGAAGACATCTGGCAATTTTGACTACTATGAGAATAATTTCTTTCAAGCTGTAAAAGTCGATTTGGCAGATCCTAATTTGGAAGCGGTATTTTTCCTTCCAAAGGGCACCAAGACTCTTATGAACATCTACAGGAATATGAACGGTGAAAATTATTTTGATTGGTCTTCGAAATTCCAGAAAAAATCATTAGATCTTATTCTACCAAAAATGGATCTTGAATATAAGAAATCCTTTATAACAGAATTCAAGGGAATTGGTGTCGGCTCACCTTTCAACCAAAATGATGCTGACTTTAAGAGAATGTTTAACGTTGCTAACTTTTCTTTTGTGTCAAACGAAATTTCTGACAACTTTCTAAAAGTTGATGAAAACGGCATAAATAAAACTGTTTTTGACAAAAGTATTAAAGACAACGTGAATTTTGATCACCCGTTTCTGATGGTCATAGTGGACAAAACTACAAATGCCTGGATATTGGTAGCTTCTATTGAGAATCCCCATCCTGATGAATGGCTTGAAATTTTATAG
- a CDS encoding twin-arginine translocase TatA/TatE family subunit produces MISWQQTGMIIAILLIILGPKKLPKITQEFGRSLGNFKKETQEIKDQIDITKEIK; encoded by the coding sequence ATGATAAGTTGGCAGCAAACTGGAATGATAATAGCAATTCTTTTGATAATCCTTGGACCAAAAAAGCTTCCAAAAATTACACAAGAATTCGGTAGATCTCTTGGAAATTTCAAAAAAGAAACACAAGAAATCAAAGATCAGATTGATATAACCAAAGAGATCAAATAA